The Lacipirellula parvula genome window below encodes:
- a CDS encoding Ig-like domain-containing protein, whose protein sequence is MSITGDPSLLPPIDSASAKPGWRDRRTFVLPVKLAEGAYYRIGINSKSHQNFRDSHGTPAPPTVIAFTTNGASKKLVAKLAAPRVVSTEPPIGSKDVDAAISELKITFDAPMGGGMSFVGKVPATSDRRPAWSKDGRTITLPIKLEPGQTYRFGLNSERHVNFQSKGGVPLEPVAFEFSTAAKENK, encoded by the coding sequence ATGAGTATCACGGGCGATCCGTCGCTATTGCCGCCGATCGACTCGGCTTCCGCGAAGCCCGGGTGGCGAGATCGACGAACATTCGTGTTGCCGGTGAAGCTCGCCGAGGGAGCGTACTATCGGATCGGGATTAATTCGAAAAGCCACCAGAACTTTCGCGACAGCCATGGCACGCCCGCCCCGCCGACCGTGATCGCATTCACTACCAATGGGGCGTCGAAGAAGTTAGTCGCCAAGTTGGCGGCGCCGCGCGTCGTGTCGACGGAGCCGCCGATTGGATCCAAGGACGTCGACGCCGCTATTAGCGAACTGAAGATAACGTTCGACGCGCCGATGGGGGGCGGCATGTCGTTCGTCGGCAAGGTGCCCGCGACCAGTGACCGCCGGCCGGCTTGGTCGAAGGATGGCCGCACAATCACGCTGCCGATCAAACTGGAGCCAGGGCAAACATACCGCTTCGGGCTGAATAGCGAACGGCACGTCAACTTCCAGAGCAAAGGCGGCGTGCCGCTGGAACCGGTGGCGTTCGAGTTCTCAACGGCAGCGAAAGAGAATAAGTAG
- a CDS encoding superoxide dismutase, with translation MATPSDHPVDRRSFLGASAAALAASGAVGMLASNAQAQTAAAAPAAPTGPYKLPKLGYAFDALEPNIDAETMEIHYTKHHQAYIDKLNAAVANYPELAKLPADELVKKLDAIPEEIRTAVQNNGGGHVNHTFFWTIIGPGKGGQPTGKLAEEINKKFGSFASFKEALNNAAATRFGSGWAWLVKGPEGLEVISTANQDSPLTAGKTPIVGIDVWEHAYYLKYRNKRPDYVTAWWNVVDWDQASKNFDAA, from the coding sequence ATGGCTACCCCATCCGATCACCCGGTCGATCGCCGCTCCTTCCTCGGCGCCTCCGCCGCCGCGCTCGCTGCTAGCGGCGCCGTCGGCATGCTGGCGTCGAACGCCCAGGCTCAAACCGCCGCCGCTGCTCCCGCCGCGCCGACCGGCCCCTACAAGTTGCCGAAACTCGGCTACGCCTTCGACGCGCTCGAGCCGAACATCGACGCCGAGACGATGGAGATCCACTACACGAAGCATCATCAGGCGTACATCGACAAGCTGAACGCCGCGGTCGCCAACTACCCGGAACTGGCGAAGCTGCCGGCCGATGAACTGGTGAAGAAGCTTGATGCGATTCCGGAGGAGATTCGCACCGCCGTGCAGAACAACGGCGGCGGCCATGTGAACCACACCTTCTTCTGGACGATCATCGGCCCCGGCAAGGGCGGCCAGCCGACCGGCAAACTGGCGGAAGAGATCAACAAGAAGTTCGGCAGCTTCGCATCGTTCAAGGAAGCGCTGAACAACGCCGCCGCCACCCGCTTCGGCAGCGGCTGGGCCTGGCTGGTGAAGGGCCCCGAAGGCCTCGAGGTGATCAGCACCGCGAACCAAGACAGCCCACTGACCGCCGGCAAGACCCCAATCGTCGGCATCGACGTGTGGGAGCACGCCTACTACCTGAAGTACCGCAACAAGAGGCCTGATTACGTGACCGCTTGGTGGAACGTGGTCGATTGGGACCAGGCGTCGAAGAATTTTGACGCGGCGTAA
- the ilvC gene encoding ketol-acid reductoisomerase, translating to MAAKIYYDKDADLAALKGKTVAIIGYGSQGHAHAQNLRDSGVKVVIGQRPGGKNYDLAKSHGFEPVSAAEATKQADVINILLPDELQADVFKAEIRDNLKPGNVLMCSHGFNIHFGQIEPPKGVDLLLVAPKGPGHLVRSEFEAGGGVPCLIALGDGASDETFKIGMAYAKGIGGTRGGVIQTTFAEETETDLFGEQAVLCGGAAALVKAGFETLVEAGYQPEMAYFECMHELKLIVDLFYQGGLNYMRYSISNTAEYGDYTRGPRIVTEETKKEMKKILEEIRSGQFARDWILENKGGAASFKATRRREREHGVEKVGKELRRMMSWINEKEVD from the coding sequence ATGGCCGCAAAGATTTACTACGACAAAGACGCCGATCTCGCCGCTCTCAAGGGGAAGACGGTCGCCATCATTGGTTACGGTTCGCAGGGCCACGCCCATGCTCAGAACCTCCGCGACAGCGGCGTGAAGGTCGTTATTGGCCAGCGTCCCGGCGGCAAGAACTACGATCTCGCCAAGAGCCACGGCTTCGAGCCCGTCTCCGCCGCCGAAGCAACCAAGCAAGCCGACGTCATCAACATCCTGCTGCCGGATGAACTGCAAGCCGACGTCTTCAAGGCCGAGATCCGCGACAACCTGAAGCCCGGCAACGTGCTGATGTGTTCGCACGGCTTCAACATTCACTTCGGCCAGATCGAACCGCCGAAGGGCGTCGATCTGCTGCTCGTCGCGCCGAAGGGCCCGGGCCACTTGGTTCGCAGCGAATTCGAAGCGGGCGGCGGCGTGCCGTGCCTTATCGCCCTGGGCGATGGCGCCAGCGACGAAACCTTCAAGATCGGCATGGCCTACGCGAAGGGCATCGGCGGCACCCGCGGCGGCGTCATTCAAACGACGTTCGCTGAAGAAACCGAAACCGACCTGTTCGGCGAGCAAGCCGTTCTTTGCGGCGGCGCCGCGGCGCTCGTGAAGGCGGGCTTCGAAACCCTCGTCGAAGCCGGCTACCAGCCCGAGATGGCCTACTTCGAATGCATGCACGAGTTGAAGCTGATCGTCGACCTGTTCTACCAGGGCGGCCTCAACTACATGCGGTACAGCATCTCGAACACCGCTGAATACGGCGACTACACCCGCGGCCCGCGGATCGTCACCGAAGAGACGAAGAAGGAAATGAAGAAGATCCTCGAGGAAATCCGCAGCGGTCAATTCGCCCGCGACTGGATCCTCGAGAACAAGGGCGGGGCTGCGTCGTTCAAGGCGACCCGTCGCCGCGAGCGCGAGCACGGCGTCGAAAAGGTGGGCAAGGAGCTCCGCCGCATGATGTCGTGGATCAACGAAAAGGAAGTCGACTAG
- the ilvN gene encoding acetolactate synthase small subunit has product MRHVLSALVQNVPGVLAHVAGMFSSRGYNIDSLAVGATEDPTLSRMTFVVVGDDNVLEQVRKQLEKIVTVVQVDDVSSQEYVERDLMLIKVRAAAESRAQIHELCNIFRGRVVDVAPDQVIVEISGPEKKVEAFIDLMRPFGIVELVRTGRIAMVRGAVRPAVEASSLRKVAGVKA; this is encoded by the coding sequence ATGCGTCACGTCCTCTCGGCTCTCGTGCAAAACGTCCCCGGCGTGCTGGCCCATGTGGCCGGCATGTTTTCCTCGCGCGGCTACAACATCGACAGCCTCGCGGTCGGCGCCACCGAAGACCCCACCCTCTCGCGGATGACGTTCGTCGTCGTCGGCGACGACAACGTCCTGGAGCAGGTGCGGAAGCAGCTTGAGAAGATCGTCACGGTCGTCCAGGTCGACGATGTGTCATCGCAGGAGTATGTCGAACGCGACTTGATGCTGATCAAGGTCCGCGCCGCGGCCGAGAGCCGCGCTCAGATTCACGAGCTCTGCAACATCTTCCGCGGCCGCGTCGTCGACGTCGCCCCCGACCAAGTGATCGTCGAGATCTCCGGCCCGGAAAAGAAGGTCGAAGCCTTCATCGACCTGATGCGTCCGTTCGGCATCGTCGAGTTGGTCCGCACTGGCCGGATCGCCATGGTCCGCGGCGCGGTTCGTCCGGCTGTGGAGGCGAGTTCTCTGCGGAAAGTGGCTGGGGTGAAGGCGTAG
- the uvrA gene encoding excinuclease ABC subunit UvrA, with protein MSSDLQPPPSTAAAPSGEVIRIRGARTHNLRNVDLDIPQWRLVVMTGLSGSGKSSLAFDTLLAEGQRQYIESLSTYARQFFDQMERPDVDLIEGLQPTVALDQRTTTNNPRSTVATVTEIYDFLRVLMARTGDVACPNCGTAISQQTPAEIQQAILALPEQSKVMILAPMVRGRKGRHSEILDLVRKEGFVRVRIDGLTYELEDVPELKAQQRHDIDAVVDRVIIRPGIENRLSESVRLALKHGDGALRTATLTPEAKVAANGHANGTASTAENGWEERVFSTRYACPDCKTNLTEIEPRTFSFNSPYGACPACEGLAAREGFVPELVIPDETQSLAAGAVAPWRGAAADARKAQHAFLDAWLTQAKLDWETPLEAWPAKAREQLLTGDGGKFPGLLAHFEMDYAAATNDATLSKLAEFRGPVPCPECGGSRLRAEARSCRLGGLAIHEITALPIDRARQFFGDLKFLPAMQPVGEPLTAEIARRLDFLVEVGVEYLTLDRAADSLSGGEMQRVRLATGIGSGLVGVLYILDEPSIGLHPRDNARLIESLRKLQQQGNTVLVVEHDEALIRAADWLIDVGPGAGDRGGTIVSQGTPAEVAADPDSITGGYLSGRLRIEPPAQRRKPAKTRMLELEGATLHNLQNVDVQIPLGLFTCITGVSGSGKSSLIIDTLGAALARKLNGVLTRPGPYRALRGVAKLERLIHVDQSPIGRTPRSNPATFTGMWDEIRRVFAGTKHAKQHGYKVGRFSFNTKGGRCEHCQGQGVERIEMRFLPDLFVTCPVCHGRQFNRQTLAVRYRDRSIADVLAMPIDEAVSFFENHPSIHRMLTSLVDVGLGYLTLGQRSTTLSGGEAQRIKLAAELGRPSGGPTLYILDEPTTGLHTDDVGRLLRVLQQLVELGHSVLVIEHHLEMIKCADWVIDVGPEGGAAGGQIVVAGTPDDVAACEASYTGRWLRELL; from the coding sequence ATGTCGAGCGACCTGCAGCCGCCGCCGAGCACCGCCGCCGCCCCGTCTGGGGAGGTGATCCGCATTCGCGGCGCCCGCACCCACAACCTGCGGAACGTCGACCTCGACATCCCCCAGTGGCGACTGGTGGTGATGACAGGACTCAGCGGGTCGGGGAAAAGTTCGCTCGCTTTTGACACGTTGCTGGCTGAGGGGCAGCGGCAGTACATCGAAAGCCTCTCGACGTACGCTCGCCAGTTCTTCGATCAGATGGAACGGCCCGACGTCGACCTAATCGAGGGCCTGCAGCCCACCGTCGCCCTCGACCAGCGGACGACGACGAACAACCCGCGCAGCACGGTCGCGACGGTCACCGAGATCTACGACTTCCTGCGGGTGTTGATGGCCCGCACCGGCGATGTGGCTTGCCCCAATTGCGGGACGGCGATCTCGCAGCAAACGCCGGCCGAGATTCAGCAGGCGATTCTCGCGCTCCCCGAGCAATCGAAGGTGATGATCCTCGCGCCGATGGTGCGCGGCCGCAAAGGACGCCACTCCGAGATTCTCGATCTGGTGCGCAAGGAAGGCTTCGTCCGCGTCCGCATCGACGGGCTCACCTACGAGCTCGAAGACGTGCCCGAACTGAAAGCGCAGCAGCGGCACGACATCGACGCAGTGGTCGATCGCGTGATCATTCGACCGGGCATCGAGAACCGACTGTCGGAATCGGTGCGGCTGGCGCTCAAGCATGGCGATGGCGCGTTGCGAACGGCGACGCTGACGCCCGAAGCGAAAGTCGCTGCCAACGGGCATGCGAACGGCACGGCGTCGACCGCGGAGAATGGCTGGGAAGAACGCGTCTTTAGCACGCGGTACGCCTGCCCCGACTGCAAAACGAACCTCACTGAAATCGAGCCGCGGACGTTCAGCTTCAACAGCCCCTACGGCGCCTGCCCGGCATGCGAGGGCCTGGCGGCGCGGGAAGGATTTGTGCCGGAGTTAGTGATTCCCGACGAGACGCAATCGCTCGCCGCCGGCGCCGTGGCGCCGTGGCGCGGGGCGGCCGCTGATGCTCGCAAAGCGCAGCATGCGTTTCTCGATGCATGGCTCACGCAAGCGAAGCTCGATTGGGAAACGCCGCTCGAAGCGTGGCCTGCGAAGGCCCGCGAGCAACTGCTGACCGGAGACGGCGGCAAGTTCCCCGGCCTGCTCGCCCACTTCGAGATGGACTACGCCGCGGCGACGAACGACGCGACGCTCAGCAAGCTCGCCGAATTCCGCGGTCCAGTCCCCTGCCCCGAATGCGGCGGCTCGCGGTTGCGGGCCGAAGCCCGCTCCTGCCGATTGGGCGGACTCGCAATCCACGAGATCACCGCGCTCCCGATCGACCGCGCAAGACAATTCTTCGGCGATCTGAAATTTCTGCCGGCGATGCAGCCTGTCGGCGAACCGCTTACCGCCGAGATCGCGCGACGGCTCGACTTCCTCGTCGAAGTTGGCGTCGAGTATCTCACTCTCGACCGCGCCGCCGATTCGCTCAGCGGCGGCGAGATGCAGCGCGTGCGACTGGCGACCGGCATCGGCTCGGGGCTCGTCGGCGTCCTGTACATTCTCGACGAGCCGTCGATCGGCCTCCACCCGCGGGACAACGCCCGGCTGATCGAATCGCTCCGCAAGCTGCAACAGCAAGGCAACACGGTGCTCGTCGTCGAGCATGACGAAGCCCTCATTCGCGCCGCTGACTGGTTGATCGACGTCGGCCCCGGCGCGGGCGATCGCGGCGGCACGATCGTCTCGCAGGGAACGCCAGCGGAAGTCGCCGCCGATCCCGATTCGATTACTGGCGGCTATCTCAGCGGTCGCCTGCGCATCGAACCCCCGGCCCAGCGTCGCAAGCCGGCGAAAACGCGGATGCTGGAACTCGAAGGCGCGACGCTCCACAACCTACAAAACGTCGACGTGCAAATTCCGCTGGGGCTCTTCACCTGCATCACGGGCGTCAGCGGTTCAGGAAAAAGCTCGCTGATTATCGACACGCTCGGCGCCGCGCTGGCTCGCAAGCTCAACGGCGTCCTGACGCGCCCTGGCCCGTACCGCGCACTACGCGGCGTGGCGAAGCTCGAACGATTGATCCACGTCGACCAATCCCCGATCGGCCGCACGCCGCGTTCGAACCCCGCCACCTTCACCGGCATGTGGGACGAAATCCGCCGCGTCTTCGCCGGCACGAAGCACGCCAAGCAGCACGGTTACAAAGTGGGCCGCTTCAGCTTCAACACGAAGGGTGGCCGTTGCGAGCATTGCCAAGGCCAAGGGGTCGAGCGGATCGAGATGCGGTTCCTGCCCGACCTGTTCGTCACCTGCCCGGTGTGCCACGGCCGGCAGTTCAATCGGCAGACGCTCGCTGTGCGATACCGCGATCGTTCGATCGCCGACGTGCTGGCGATGCCGATCGACGAAGCCGTGTCGTTCTTTGAGAATCACCCGAGCATCCACCGCATGCTCACGAGCCTCGTCGACGTGGGCCTCGGCTACCTGACGCTCGGCCAGCGCAGCACCACCCTCTCGGGCGGCGAAGCGCAGCGGATCAAGCTTGCCGCGGAACTCGGCCGCCCCTCCGGCGGACCGACGCTCTACATCCTCGACGAACCGACCACTGGCCTGCACACCGACGACGTTGGCCGTTTGCTCCGCGTGTTGCAGCAGTTGGTGGAGTTGGGCCACTCGGTGCTAGTGATTGAACATCACCTCGAAATGATCAAATGCGCCGACTGGGTGATCGACGTCGGCCCCGAAGGAGGCGCGGCGGGCGGCCAGATCGTCGTCGCCGGAACTCCTGACGACGTCGCCGCTTGCGAGGCAAGCTACACAGGACGTTGGCTGCGGGAACTGCTGTAA
- a CDS encoding PEP-CTERM sorting domain-containing protein: MIRSRNLVLVAALAATLFFQAPVRAANVWLSLNLQFNTPGNVNSGGTWTTVAKAQPQGIAGVNMNLTNTTFGSFLAPPQLDVQLQSGNTTLRNVVVGDSLTPPYPLGIGVIGSSFPSTYVDPVGLVPFGGNPNYGSFTGGVALATGTFAAGVVPSWTGVSDANLFTGASPAPVVDADTLLTVRWAVPEPATFGLGGMALVALVAASRRKSS, encoded by the coding sequence ATGATTCGATCACGCAATTTGGTCTTGGTTGCCGCGTTAGCGGCGACGCTCTTCTTCCAGGCTCCAGTTCGGGCGGCCAATGTCTGGCTGAGCTTGAACCTGCAATTCAATACGCCTGGCAACGTCAATTCGGGCGGCACATGGACGACGGTCGCCAAGGCTCAGCCGCAAGGAATTGCCGGCGTCAACATGAATCTGACGAACACGACCTTTGGGTCGTTTCTCGCGCCGCCGCAACTCGACGTTCAGTTGCAGTCAGGCAACACGACGCTGCGGAACGTCGTGGTGGGCGATAGCTTGACCCCGCCCTATCCGCTCGGCATTGGCGTCATTGGCAGCTCGTTCCCGTCGACGTACGTCGATCCGGTCGGCCTTGTGCCTTTCGGCGGCAATCCGAACTACGGTTCGTTCACCGGCGGCGTTGCGCTGGCGACGGGCACCTTCGCTGCGGGCGTCGTACCGAGTTGGACGGGCGTTTCAGACGCCAACCTGTTCACGGGGGCGTCGCCCGCGCCGGTTGTCGACGCGGATACGTTGCTGACGGTCCGCTGGGCTGTGCCCGAACCGGCGACTTTTGGACTCGGCGGCATGGCGCTCGTCGCGCTAGTCGCGGCCTCCCGTCGCAAGAGCAGCTAG
- the fadA gene encoding acetyl-CoA C-acyltransferase FadA has translation MKTPVIVDCCRTPIGRAHAERGVFRDVRSDDLAAAVVKALVERTGIDPAAIEDVVLGNTQQQKEQGFNVGRIVALLAGLPSSVGGATVNRLCGSSLQAINQAAHSVTAGAEDVQIVGGLEHMQHIPMDAGVDFNPKLFHATSKGALHMGFTAEFLAQTQGIDREAQDEFALASHRKAAAATDAGEFANEIIPIWGRDELGARVLVREDQCIRRDTTLEALAALPPAFMPKIGTVTAGNSSPLNDGAAALLMMSDVRAKELGLKPLVKIRSTAVAGVDPSVMGTGPVPATQLALKRAGLSLADIGLIELNEAFAAQALACIQMLELDPAKVNIRGGAIAIGHPLGASGARIATTLINAMIARDAQFGLATMCIGIGQGIATIFERV, from the coding sequence ATGAAAACTCCAGTGATCGTTGACTGCTGCCGGACGCCCATCGGACGGGCTCATGCCGAGCGGGGCGTCTTTCGCGACGTGCGCTCCGACGATCTCGCCGCGGCGGTCGTGAAGGCGCTCGTCGAGCGAACCGGCATCGATCCGGCGGCGATCGAGGACGTCGTGCTCGGCAACACGCAGCAACAGAAAGAGCAGGGGTTCAACGTCGGTCGAATCGTGGCGCTGCTGGCCGGCTTGCCGAGCAGCGTCGGCGGCGCGACTGTCAATCGCCTGTGCGGCAGCAGCTTGCAGGCGATCAACCAGGCGGCCCACTCGGTGACGGCCGGCGCCGAGGACGTGCAGATCGTCGGCGGGCTCGAGCATATGCAGCACATCCCGATGGATGCGGGAGTCGATTTTAATCCGAAGCTGTTTCACGCCACGAGCAAGGGCGCGCTCCACATGGGGTTCACCGCCGAGTTTCTGGCACAAACGCAGGGAATCGACCGCGAAGCGCAAGACGAGTTCGCCCTCGCCAGCCATCGCAAGGCAGCCGCTGCAACCGACGCCGGGGAATTCGCGAACGAAATCATCCCGATCTGGGGCCGCGACGAACTGGGCGCCCGCGTGCTGGTCCGCGAAGACCAGTGCATCCGCCGCGACACGACGCTAGAAGCGCTCGCCGCGCTGCCGCCGGCGTTCATGCCGAAGATCGGCACGGTGACGGCCGGCAACAGCTCGCCGCTGAACGACGGCGCCGCGGCGCTGCTGATGATGAGCGACGTCCGCGCGAAAGAGCTCGGCTTGAAGCCGCTCGTGAAAATCCGCTCCACCGCGGTCGCCGGCGTCGATCCGAGCGTCATGGGCACCGGCCCCGTGCCGGCGACGCAGCTCGCGCTGAAGCGTGCCGGTCTGTCGCTAGCCGACATCGGCCTGATCGAGCTGAATGAAGCGTTCGCCGCGCAGGCGCTCGCTTGCATTCAGATGCTGGAACTCGACCCCGCCAAAGTCAACATCCGCGGCGGCGCGATCGCCATCGGCCACCCGCTCGGCGCGAGCGGCGCCCGCATCGCCACGACGCTGATCAACGCGATGATCGCCCGCGACGCCCAGTTTGGTCTGGCGACGATGTGCATCGGCATCGGGCAGGGGATCGCGACGATCTTCGAGCGGGTGTAG
- a CDS encoding 3-hydroxyacyl-CoA dehydrogenase NAD-binding domain-containing protein: protein MADGLLFHLESPASDIAVITINDPQKGANILSRPALAELDGILSTLEKRTDLAGLIFRSTKPGNFIAGADLREFAADIDAPAEHIVEISRRGQQLFGRLAKAPFVTVAAIEGICVGGGAELSVWCDRRIMVANSETSFGFPEVKLGIFPGWGGTARTPRIVGLSNAVELITGGESIDAATAQAMGLIDDVTTEGGDALLAAAIRLVRNEQQTKEYLEDRCRSYAPIAISDTELGFLAATANAYIQGQTKGQYPAPIAALETLIGSAGVDVEAACELEAEGFAPLFGSTVNRALLNVFFLRDQNKKAMPAKGSPREVKSVSVIGAGTMGQGIAAANVKRGIPVALGDTTHEAVSRGVKGVLAEASYNKQLKGPDAAKAIELSPLVNGTMHDSELADVDLIIEAIYESEGAKQELYERLEPIIKAHSILATNTSTIPISDLAGPLVRPEQFCGLHFFNPVRMMPLVEVIRGRGTSDDTIATAVAYSRRIGKSPIVVNDGPGFLVNRVLLPYMNEALLLLQEGAPIKAIERAATAFGMPMGPLALYDTVGLDVALHAGGVMASAFPHRVVRSEILPAMVDAGRVGKKGPGGFFNYSGKRNDHGSDSPQAEAIIAPHRKDERKFSTGELIDRLILPMFLEATRVVEDGIAANVRDVDLALIYGIGFPPFHGGLFFWADTIGAEAIVKKLEPYETLGDRYLPTELLIRTAKAGKKFYDA, encoded by the coding sequence ATGGCTGACGGCTTGCTCTTTCATCTGGAGTCGCCCGCCAGCGACATCGCGGTCATCACGATCAACGATCCGCAAAAGGGCGCCAACATCCTCTCGCGGCCGGCGCTCGCCGAGCTCGACGGCATCCTCTCGACGCTTGAAAAACGGACCGACTTGGCGGGCCTGATCTTCCGCTCGACGAAGCCGGGCAACTTCATCGCCGGGGCCGATCTCCGCGAGTTCGCCGCCGACATCGATGCCCCCGCCGAACATATCGTCGAAATCTCTCGCCGCGGCCAGCAGCTGTTCGGTCGACTGGCGAAGGCGCCGTTCGTCACCGTGGCGGCCATCGAAGGGATCTGCGTCGGCGGCGGGGCGGAACTTTCCGTCTGGTGCGATCGCCGGATCATGGTTGCGAATAGCGAAACGAGCTTCGGCTTCCCCGAAGTGAAGCTCGGCATCTTCCCCGGCTGGGGCGGCACGGCCCGCACGCCGCGGATCGTGGGCCTGAGCAACGCGGTGGAGCTGATCACCGGCGGCGAGTCGATCGACGCCGCGACGGCCCAGGCGATGGGCCTCATTGACGACGTCACCACCGAAGGGGGCGACGCGCTCCTCGCCGCGGCGATTCGCCTCGTTCGCAACGAACAGCAAACCAAAGAATACCTCGAAGACCGTTGCCGCTCGTACGCCCCGATCGCGATCAGCGACACCGAACTCGGCTTCCTCGCCGCGACGGCCAACGCCTACATCCAGGGCCAAACGAAGGGTCAGTACCCGGCGCCAATCGCCGCCCTCGAAACGCTCATCGGCTCGGCCGGCGTAGACGTCGAAGCCGCCTGTGAATTGGAAGCCGAGGGCTTTGCACCGCTGTTCGGGTCGACCGTCAATCGGGCGCTGCTCAACGTCTTCTTTCTTCGCGACCAGAACAAGAAGGCGATGCCTGCGAAGGGCTCGCCGCGCGAGGTGAAGTCGGTGAGCGTCATCGGCGCCGGCACGATGGGGCAGGGGATCGCCGCGGCGAACGTCAAGCGAGGCATTCCGGTCGCGCTCGGCGACACGACGCACGAAGCGGTGTCCCGCGGCGTGAAGGGGGTGCTCGCGGAAGCAAGCTACAACAAGCAACTAAAAGGCCCCGACGCCGCGAAGGCGATCGAGCTCTCGCCGCTCGTCAACGGCACGATGCACGACAGCGAGCTCGCCGACGTCGACCTGATCATCGAAGCGATCTACGAGAGCGAAGGCGCCAAGCAGGAACTGTACGAGCGGCTCGAACCGATCATCAAGGCCCACTCGATCCTCGCCACCAACACGTCGACGATCCCGATCAGCGACCTCGCCGGGCCGCTGGTGCGGCCGGAGCAGTTCTGCGGCCTGCACTTCTTCAACCCGGTGCGGATGATGCCGCTGGTCGAGGTGATTCGCGGCCGCGGGACGAGCGACGATACGATCGCCACGGCCGTCGCCTACTCCCGCCGTATCGGCAAATCGCCGATCGTGGTGAACGACGGCCCGGGGTTCCTAGTGAATCGCGTGCTGCTGCCGTACATGAACGAGGCGCTGCTGCTGCTTCAAGAGGGGGCCCCGATCAAGGCGATCGAACGGGCCGCGACCGCGTTCGGCATGCCGATGGGGCCGCTCGCGCTGTACGACACCGTAGGGCTCGACGTGGCGCTCCACGCCGGCGGCGTGATGGCGAGCGCGTTCCCGCATCGCGTCGTGCGATCCGAAATCTTGCCCGCGATGGTCGACGCCGGCCGCGTCGGCAAGAAGGGCCCCGGCGGCTTCTTCAACTACTCCGGCAAGCGGAACGACCACGGCTCCGACAGCCCGCAAGCGGAAGCGATCATCGCGCCGCATCGCAAGGACGAGCGCAAGTTCTCGACGGGCGAACTAATCGACCGGCTCATCTTGCCGATGTTCCTCGAAGCGACGCGGGTGGTCGAAGACGGCATTGCCGCGAATGTTCGTGACGTCGACCTCGCGTTGATCTACGGCATCGGCTTCCCGCCGTTCCATGGCGGGCTGTTCTTCTGGGCCGACACGATCGGCGCCGAGGCGATTGTCAAGAAACTTGAACCGTACGAAACGCTGGGCGACCGCTACTTGCCGACGGAACTGCTGATCCGCACGGCGAAAGCTGGGAAGAAGTTTTACGACGCTTGA
- a CDS encoding DUF4430 domain-containing protein, with product METPAPSPVSQLPSTSPTGRPWALPLVLAVAFATTGWLLVSFRNSSHEGPPSATPAAGAENLTAAPEPGVETASLEIRYGNGARREIAALPWHEGMTVGDLMRLAQKFRPGIEFTHTGKEEMSFLTSLDGVANEGADGRFWVYDVGGRKAQVSYEVQPLAAGERVLWVFKRPE from the coding sequence ATGGAAACCCCCGCCCCGAGCCCAGTCAGCCAACTTCCGTCCACTTCGCCTACCGGCCGCCCTTGGGCGCTGCCGCTCGTCCTGGCCGTCGCCTTCGCGACGACTGGCTGGCTGTTGGTGAGTTTTCGCAACAGCTCGCACGAAGGTCCGCCGAGCGCGACTCCTGCCGCCGGCGCCGAGAACCTCACCGCCGCTCCCGAGCCGGGCGTCGAGACCGCCTCGCTCGAAATCCGCTACGGCAACGGCGCCCGCCGCGAGATCGCCGCCCTCCCCTGGCACGAGGGCATGACCGTCGGCGACCTGATGCGGCTAGCCCAGAAGTTCCGCCCCGGGATCGAATTCACCCACACCGGCAAGGAGGAAATGAGTTTCCTGACCTCGCTGGATGGGGTGGCGAACGAGGGCGCCGACGGCCGATTCTGGGTTTATGACGTCGGCGGACGGAAGGCCCAGGTGAGCTACGAAGTCCAGCCGCTGGCGGCGGGCGAGCGCGTCTTGTGGGTTTTCAAGCGTCCGGAGTGA